A region of the Pseudomonas asiatica genome:
GCGTCTGGTGCTGGTGCAGCCGAAAGAGTTCCCCGCCGTGGATGCCAGCGCCCGAGCCTCGGGTGCCGACGATGTGCTGGACAACGCCCAGGTGGTCGACAGCCTCGAGCAGGCGCTGGTCGGCTGCAACCTGGTGATGGGCACCAGCGCCCGCGAACGGAGCATCCCCTGGCCGCTGATCGGCCCGCGCGAGTGCGGGGCCAAGGCGGTGGAGCATGCCAATGGTGGCGAGGAAATCGCCCTGGTGTTCGGGCGTGAACACGCCGGCCTGACCAACGAAGAACTGCAGCGATGTCACTTCCACGTGCACATTCCCTCCAACCCCGACTTCAGCTCGCTGAACCTGGCCGCCGCTGTCCAGGTGCTCTCCTACGAGGTGCGCATGGCCTGGCTGGCCGCCGGTGCAGCGCCGGGCAAGGTCGAGAAGGTTGACGCCAGCGAGCTGGCGACCATGGACGAAATGGAGCTGTTCTACGACCACCTTGAAAAGACCCTGGTCGGTATCGGCTTTCTCGACCCCGAAAAGCCCAAGCACCTGATGCCGCGCCTGCGCCGGCTGTATGGGCGGGTGGCGGTCGAACGTTCGGAAATGAGCATTTTGCGCGGCATCCTCACCGAGACCCAGAAAGTGGTCCGGGGCGAGCCGCATAAACGGAAGGACTGACAGATGTTCGAACGCCTGCGTGAAGATATTCAAAGCGTATTCCACCGTGACCCGGCTGCGCGCAACGCCTTCGAGGTGCTGACCTGCTACCCGGGCATGCACGCCATCTGGCTGCACCGTCTGGGCAATGCCCTGTGGAAGCGTGATTTCAAGTGGCTGGCCCGCCTGGTGTCGAACTTCGGCCGCTGGCTGACCGGCATCGAGATCCACCCCGGCGCCACCATCGGCCGGCGCTTCTTCATCGACCACGGCATGGGCATCGTCATCGGCGAAACCGCCGAGATCGGCGACGATGTCACCCTTTACCAGGGCGTGACCCTGGGCGGCACCAGCTGGAACAAAGGCAAGCGCCACCCCACCCTGGAAAACGGCGTGGTGGTAGGGGCGGGGGCCAAGGTGCTGGGCCCGTTCACCGTCGGTGCCGGGGCCAAGATCGGTTCCAATGCGGTGGTGACCAAGGCGGTGCCGGCCGGCGCCACGGCGGTCGGCATCCCCGGGCGCATCATCGTCAAGAGCGAAGACAATGAGGTCGAGGCCAAGCGCAAGGCCATGGCCGAGAAGATCGGCTTCGATGCCTATGGTGTAAGTGGCGACATGCCCGACCCGGTGGCCCGTGCCATCGGCCAGATGCTCGACCACCTGCAGGCAGTCGACGAGC
Encoded here:
- the trmJ gene encoding tRNA (cytosine(32)/uridine(32)-2'-O)-methyltransferase TrmJ, producing the protein MLQNIRVVLVNTSHPGNIGGAARAMKNMGLSRLVLVQPKEFPAVDASARASGADDVLDNAQVVDSLEQALVGCNLVMGTSARERSIPWPLIGPRECGAKAVEHANGGEEIALVFGREHAGLTNEELQRCHFHVHIPSNPDFSSLNLAAAVQVLSYEVRMAWLAAGAAPGKVEKVDASELATMDEMELFYDHLEKTLVGIGFLDPEKPKHLMPRLRRLYGRVAVERSEMSILRGILTETQKVVRGEPHKRKD
- the cysE gene encoding serine O-acetyltransferase produces the protein MFERLREDIQSVFHRDPAARNAFEVLTCYPGMHAIWLHRLGNALWKRDFKWLARLVSNFGRWLTGIEIHPGATIGRRFFIDHGMGIVIGETAEIGDDVTLYQGVTLGGTSWNKGKRHPTLENGVVVGAGAKVLGPFTVGAGAKIGSNAVVTKAVPAGATAVGIPGRIIVKSEDNEVEAKRKAMAEKIGFDAYGVSGDMPDPVARAIGQMLDHLQAVDERLEGMCGALTKMGSDYCAKELPALPEDDFTEVAQVAQRDTQSH